A single Paraburkholderia sp. FT54 DNA region contains:
- a CDS encoding LysR family transcriptional regulator gives MNFTHLFAFFEVARAGSISAGAERLHVSQPAVTREIKELEDRLGLALFDRLPRGVRLTDAGTMLLRYAEQIFSLADAAEWELKELAGLSAGHLTIGASATLGVYFLPELIARFHAAHPQVEVDLVVANTERVEAGLREHVFALGFVEGPYDDAILHARPIGADEIAAVSAADHPQVGQRLSPRELAEHAVILREPGSGTRAVVENAYASIGLQIEAAMSVSDTEAIKRMLVAEHSIAYISSLSVKDELRRGDLVVLVVDGLRIERPLQMVWLKGRSLSPSAQAFFDMVLTSVAQGVAAA, from the coding sequence ATGAACTTTACGCACCTGTTCGCCTTTTTCGAGGTGGCACGAGCCGGAAGTATCAGCGCAGGCGCTGAGCGTCTGCATGTGAGCCAGCCAGCGGTCACGCGGGAAATAAAGGAACTGGAAGACCGGCTCGGACTGGCACTGTTTGATCGGCTGCCACGCGGTGTCAGGCTCACCGATGCCGGGACCATGCTCTTACGTTACGCGGAACAGATCTTCTCGCTTGCAGATGCTGCAGAGTGGGAGTTGAAGGAGTTGGCGGGGCTGAGTGCCGGACACCTGACAATCGGAGCAAGCGCGACGCTCGGCGTGTATTTTCTGCCCGAACTGATTGCACGCTTTCACGCGGCGCATCCTCAGGTTGAAGTCGATCTGGTCGTTGCGAATACGGAGCGTGTCGAGGCAGGTTTGCGCGAACACGTATTTGCGCTGGGCTTTGTCGAGGGTCCCTATGACGATGCCATCCTGCATGCACGTCCCATTGGGGCAGACGAGATTGCGGCGGTGTCGGCAGCGGATCATCCGCAGGTTGGGCAGAGGTTGTCGCCGCGTGAGCTTGCTGAGCATGCAGTTATCCTGCGTGAACCGGGTTCTGGCACGCGTGCGGTTGTCGAGAATGCGTACGCAAGCATTGGATTGCAGATTGAAGCGGCGATGTCTGTCAGCGACACCGAAGCCATCAAGCGGATGTTGGTCGCGGAGCATTCGATAGCCTACATTTCCTCGTTAAGCGTGAAGGACGAGTTGCGGCGTGGCGATCTCGTCGTGCTGGTAGTCGATGGTCTTCGGATCGAGCGGCCGTTGCAGATGGTGTGGCTTAAGGGCCGCTCGCTGTCACCGAGCGCACAAGCGTTCTTCGACATGGTTCTGACCAGCGTCGCTCAGGGCGTCGCAGCGGCATGA
- a CDS encoding DUF4148 domain-containing protein: MNKRSSIGLSMIFLAMAGITSNAFAQEKTRAEVRQELIQAENSGLRFVTDTSYPEINPIFEQQAARLKQQSESGFGADMTGSSAAGANPASLTARFQKTAPYAWGCSSRRWSNRV, from the coding sequence GTGAACAAGCGTTCATCAATTGGACTTTCGATGATCTTCCTCGCGATGGCAGGCATCACATCCAACGCATTCGCCCAGGAAAAGACGCGCGCTGAAGTCCGGCAGGAACTGATCCAGGCCGAAAACAGCGGTCTGCGTTTCGTGACCGACACGTCGTACCCCGAAATCAACCCGATCTTCGAACAGCAGGCCGCCCGCCTCAAGCAGCAAAGCGAAAGCGGCTTTGGCGCTGACATGACCGGCTCGAGTGCGGCAGGCGCCAACCCCGCCTCGCTAACAGCCCGTTTCCAAAAAACTGCTCCGTACGCCTGGGGATGTTCCAGCAGACGATGGAGCAACCGAGTTTGA
- a CDS encoding DJ-1/PfpI family protein, with protein MRTVALVAFPGVQSRDVCGPLDVFAEANRFLLADSHYRVEVVGLEHGPLRCSNGMTISPDRHFSNTHDAYDLLLVAGGPGLVRREFTDESYAWLKRASRQARRFGSICSGAFILARAGLLDQRMVTTHWSYADELAALCPTARVEVDLPFVEDGNLCTSGGITAAVDLSLSLLKLDKGNEVALKVAERLVVSMQRAGVKSQSSPHFTPYAQGSSWVAQVQQYVLSNLTGDLSVKDLARVTNMSMRTFARTFVRDAKISPAEYVVGARVDAARVMLQGTAIPLKTIAYECGFGNADRMRCVFQRCMGVSPKQYRLHHQSETCLDRELYAVGCHVQVPERQNSRSPQIPSTLEYQSIASGKKTV; from the coding sequence ATGAGAACCGTAGCCTTAGTCGCCTTTCCCGGTGTCCAATCACGGGACGTTTGCGGGCCGCTCGATGTCTTCGCGGAAGCCAACCGCTTCCTGTTGGCGGACTCGCACTATCGAGTGGAAGTCGTGGGTCTGGAGCATGGGCCGCTACGATGTTCAAACGGAATGACCATCTCGCCCGACAGGCATTTCAGTAACACGCACGATGCATACGACCTGTTGCTTGTGGCCGGCGGCCCCGGACTGGTTCGTCGGGAGTTCACCGACGAGAGCTATGCGTGGCTTAAACGCGCAAGTCGGCAGGCGCGACGCTTCGGCTCGATCTGCAGTGGCGCCTTCATTCTGGCGCGCGCCGGCCTGCTGGATCAACGAATGGTCACCACTCACTGGAGCTATGCAGACGAGCTCGCAGCGTTGTGCCCGACCGCCCGTGTCGAAGTCGACCTGCCTTTTGTTGAGGACGGCAACCTCTGTACGTCGGGCGGCATAACGGCAGCAGTCGATCTCTCCCTTTCCCTGCTGAAACTTGACAAAGGCAATGAAGTCGCGTTGAAAGTTGCCGAGCGGCTCGTCGTATCCATGCAGCGCGCAGGTGTGAAATCCCAGTCGAGTCCCCATTTCACGCCATATGCGCAAGGCAGCTCGTGGGTTGCACAAGTCCAGCAATACGTACTGTCGAATCTGACCGGTGACCTGTCGGTCAAAGATCTCGCACGCGTAACGAATATGAGCATGCGTACATTCGCCCGCACGTTCGTACGGGACGCGAAAATCTCGCCTGCCGAATATGTCGTGGGGGCCCGCGTGGACGCAGCGCGCGTAATGCTGCAGGGTACCGCGATTCCCTTGAAAACCATCGCTTATGAGTGTGGCTTTGGGAATGCCGATCGCATGCGATGCGTCTTCCAAAGATGCATGGGCGTCTCGCCTAAGCAGTATCGTCTTCACCATCAAAGCGAAACGTGCCTTGATCGGGAGTTGTACGCAGTTGGCTGTCACGTTCAGGTGCCTGAACGACAGAATAGCCGGTCACCGCAAATACCTTCCACTCTCGAGTATCAATCAATAGCCTCTGGCAAAAAGACCGTTTAA
- a CDS encoding jacalin-like lectin, translating into MSVDYDDQACCHRLAGSTARDSVTLPVPPGDRIIGVSGRYGKYVDHIKIWTAQNPVGVEAGGPGGAVDFEYHAPPGTAIIGFMGRAGQYIDAVGVCMRSQ; encoded by the coding sequence ATTTCGGTAGACTACGACGATCAGGCATGCTGTCACCGGCTGGCGGGTTCCACTGCTCGCGATTCAGTCACACTTCCTGTACCGCCGGGCGATCGAATCATCGGCGTCAGCGGACGCTACGGCAAGTATGTGGATCACATCAAAATCTGGACAGCTCAAAATCCTGTAGGGGTCGAAGCTGGAGGACCTGGCGGAGCGGTTGATTTTGAGTACCACGCTCCGCCGGGGACTGCCATTATCGGCTTCATGGGACGCGCAGGTCAGTATATCGACGCGGTTGGCGTATGTATGAGAAGTCAATAA
- a CDS encoding helix-turn-helix transcriptional regulator, producing MQPFANSANPAVHDDVFALWDRLAEFSAGEGDAALTHLLTTLCAMVAAQNALWAVVVRLPSSVPKDPLFGWRPRLVRLLHPVPAMVASVQEQYDRLWSGNVDSSHVVATSGNEPFRANLLFEAMPAEWFEGEHYRRHYREVGHGDSIQVRCSLNDDVRIHLFVFRDVQAPRFSAPDLELLGFVMHGLRWYYRQQLLSHGLLIADAPLSSAERRVLLELLDGLTEKQIAQKLDQSPNTTHVHIKSIYTKFNVGSRSTLTALWLGKLR from the coding sequence ATGCAGCCATTCGCGAATTCCGCCAATCCAGCGGTCCACGATGACGTCTTTGCACTCTGGGATCGGCTGGCTGAGTTCTCCGCAGGCGAAGGCGATGCCGCGCTGACCCATTTGCTAACCACGCTCTGTGCGATGGTCGCGGCACAGAATGCGCTTTGGGCCGTAGTTGTGCGATTGCCTTCGTCGGTGCCAAAGGATCCTTTGTTCGGCTGGCGTCCACGCCTGGTTCGGCTCCTGCATCCGGTACCCGCGATGGTCGCTTCCGTGCAGGAGCAGTACGACAGGCTCTGGTCCGGGAACGTTGACTCGTCACATGTCGTGGCCACGTCGGGGAACGAGCCTTTCCGCGCCAACCTGCTCTTCGAGGCAATGCCCGCTGAATGGTTTGAAGGTGAGCACTATCGCCGCCACTACCGCGAAGTCGGTCACGGCGACAGCATCCAGGTGCGTTGCTCGCTCAACGACGATGTGCGGATTCATCTCTTCGTGTTTCGCGATGTGCAGGCACCCCGCTTCTCTGCGCCGGATCTCGAGCTTCTGGGCTTCGTGATGCATGGGCTGAGATGGTACTACCGGCAGCAACTGCTCAGCCACGGCCTGCTTATCGCCGACGCTCCCCTGTCGTCGGCAGAGCGAAGGGTGCTGCTGGAGCTGCTCGACGGACTCACGGAAAAGCAGATCGCGCAAAAGCTCGACCAGAGTCCGAACACGACGCATGTCCATATCAAGTCGATCTACACCAAATTCAACGTCGGGAGTCGCTCAACGCTCACCGCGCTGTGGCTCGGCAAGTTGAGATAG
- a CDS encoding CBS domain-containing protein yields MTAFVITATPDMAIHDAATLLVEDHIGSMPVVDENGQVVGIVGERDLPHRVENGTCRRKRQWWLELLLSSPRGQAARYVKEHGHVVGDVMCEEVISISGDMPLQQIADLMERRRLESVPVLKDGKLIGIVSRANLIRALVRVAPAVESASRDDASLRDAIVLTMHGQRWGLPKRGMLVKDGVAHLWGVMESVEEKQAIRIAAESVPGVKRVEYHLEFPNVIPAL; encoded by the coding sequence ATGACTGCGTTCGTCATCACCGCCACACCGGACATGGCGATCCACGACGCGGCAACACTGTTGGTCGAAGACCATATCGGTAGCATGCCGGTCGTCGACGAGAACGGACAGGTCGTCGGTATCGTCGGCGAACGCGATCTGCCGCATCGAGTAGAGAACGGCACCTGCCGCAGGAAGCGCCAGTGGTGGCTCGAACTCCTGTTGTCGTCTCCCCGCGGGCAGGCCGCGAGGTATGTGAAGGAGCACGGGCACGTCGTCGGCGACGTGATGTGCGAAGAAGTGATTTCGATTTCGGGGGATATGCCGCTCCAGCAGATCGCGGATCTCATGGAACGTCGACGTCTCGAAAGCGTGCCAGTGCTGAAGGACGGCAAGCTGATCGGAATCGTGAGTCGCGCGAACCTGATTCGCGCACTCGTGCGCGTTGCTCCGGCCGTGGAATCAGCTTCGCGCGATGATGCGAGCCTGCGCGACGCGATAGTCCTGACAATGCACGGGCAGCGCTGGGGGTTGCCCAAACGGGGCATGCTCGTCAAGGACGGTGTCGCGCACCTATGGGGCGTGATGGAATCCGTAGAGGAAAAGCAGGCCATCCGTATTGCGGCCGAGAGCGTGCCGGGAGTCAAGCGTGTGGAGTACCATCTTGAATTTCCAAACGTGATTCCGGCGCTGTAG
- a CDS encoding D-(-)-3-hydroxybutyrate oligomer hydrolase codes for MRDIRIATRGKAVLLGAALVSGVLVPVARADDHDGGRPGPNGLPSFVVADSLRTTTYDGVSDDLLTAGLGKTGLAGQAPAIANPASPTAAELRRLAIWANYRALVDITAPGGYGLFWGPNVDLYGNDTLGEGKIAGTEYLAYADDGRGQQNVSLLVQVPANFDPANPCIVTATSSGSRGVYGAISAAGEWGLKRGCAVAYTDKGTGNGAHELMTGDVTLIDGRLADAATAGRNSLFTANVPAGALSVYNQKFPNRYAFKHAHSQQNPEEDWGKDTLEAVQFAYWALNRQFALPGGSPHGERYRPGSITTIAASVSNGGGASLAAAEQDTTGWITAVVVGEPQVNVRMPGNAQVNEGGQRIAAAGKPLADYMTLANLLQPCAALAESAASAPYLTALPPATTTAIRQARCTSLAAAGYVHGSDTQTQANDALAQLHAAGYEADSDLLHAPMWDSQAVPAVAVTYANAYTRSSVIDNLCGFSFSTANPATGAAGFTPPVSPMPTVFGLGNGVPPTNGISLVYNVTPQGGADHRLATSDASFAGAACLRTLWTKRDPRMRASVEAIGVNANLHGKPAIIVQGRSDALVPVNHASRAYLAANSVREGSRSQLSFYEVTNGQHFDAFLGVPGFDTRFVPVHYYNIQALNLMWGHLKNGTPLPPSQVIRAVPRGGIPGAAPVLSVADLPAIVANPGSNAIGVSHGVVNVPH; via the coding sequence ATGAGAGATATCCGGATCGCAACCCGGGGTAAAGCAGTGCTGCTCGGCGCCGCGTTAGTGAGCGGGGTACTCGTCCCTGTTGCACGGGCCGACGATCACGACGGCGGCCGCCCGGGCCCGAACGGGCTGCCGAGCTTCGTCGTGGCAGACAGCCTCAGGACGACCACCTATGACGGCGTCAGCGACGACCTGCTGACCGCCGGCCTCGGCAAAACCGGACTCGCAGGTCAGGCGCCTGCTATTGCGAACCCGGCGAGTCCGACGGCAGCCGAGTTGCGGCGGCTCGCGATCTGGGCAAATTACCGCGCGCTCGTCGATATCACAGCGCCTGGCGGCTACGGTCTTTTCTGGGGACCCAATGTCGATCTGTACGGCAACGACACCCTTGGCGAAGGAAAAATCGCCGGCACTGAATACCTCGCGTATGCCGACGACGGCAGGGGCCAGCAGAACGTCAGCCTCCTCGTGCAGGTGCCGGCGAACTTCGATCCGGCGAACCCGTGCATTGTCACAGCTACGTCATCGGGCTCGCGTGGGGTCTACGGTGCCATTTCGGCAGCCGGCGAGTGGGGCCTCAAGCGCGGTTGCGCGGTCGCCTATACCGACAAGGGTACCGGCAACGGGGCACACGAACTGATGACCGGTGACGTCACGCTGATTGACGGCCGCCTTGCGGATGCCGCCACGGCCGGGCGCAACAGTCTCTTCACAGCCAATGTGCCTGCGGGTGCGTTGTCCGTCTATAACCAGAAGTTCCCGAACCGCTATGCGTTCAAGCACGCGCATTCCCAGCAAAACCCTGAAGAGGACTGGGGCAAGGACACGCTCGAGGCGGTGCAGTTCGCCTATTGGGCCTTGAACCGGCAGTTTGCACTGCCCGGCGGCTCGCCTCATGGCGAGCGCTACCGCCCGGGCAGCATCACCACGATAGCGGCGTCGGTGAGCAACGGCGGTGGTGCGTCGCTCGCGGCCGCCGAGCAGGATACGACGGGATGGATCACGGCGGTGGTGGTTGGCGAACCACAGGTCAACGTCCGTATGCCCGGCAATGCGCAAGTGAACGAGGGCGGCCAGCGCATCGCGGCGGCCGGCAAGCCGCTGGCGGACTATATGACGCTCGCCAACCTCCTCCAGCCGTGCGCGGCACTCGCGGAAAGCGCTGCCAGCGCGCCGTATCTGACAGCACTGCCCCCCGCGACGACGACGGCGATCCGTCAGGCCCGCTGCACGTCACTCGCCGCAGCCGGGTACGTGCACGGCAGCGACACGCAAACGCAGGCGAACGACGCGCTCGCGCAACTGCACGCGGCTGGCTACGAAGCCGATTCCGACCTCCTGCACGCCCCGATGTGGGACTCGCAGGCCGTGCCGGCTGTCGCCGTGACGTACGCCAATGCATACACGAGGTCGAGCGTGATCGACAACCTGTGCGGTTTCAGTTTCAGCACGGCGAACCCTGCAACGGGCGCAGCGGGCTTTACACCGCCCGTCTCGCCTATGCCGACTGTGTTCGGGCTAGGCAATGGTGTGCCACCGACCAACGGCATCAGTCTCGTCTATAACGTCACGCCGCAAGGGGGCGCTGACCATCGGCTCGCGACATCCGATGCAAGCTTCGCGGGTGCCGCGTGCTTGCGCACGTTATGGACGAAGAGAGACCCGCGCATGCGGGCGAGTGTCGAGGCAATCGGCGTGAATGCGAACCTGCATGGAAAGCCCGCGATCATCGTTCAGGGCCGCAGCGACGCACTCGTGCCGGTCAACCATGCTTCACGCGCGTATCTTGCAGCGAACAGCGTAAGGGAAGGCTCGCGCAGCCAGTTGTCGTTCTACGAGGTGACGAACGGACAGCATTTCGACGCGTTCCTCGGCGTACCCGGCTTCGACACACGCTTCGTGCCGGTCCACTACTACAACATCCAGGCGCTCAACCTGATGTGGGGCCACCTGAAGAACGGCACGCCGCTGCCGCCGTCGCAGGTGATCCGCGCCGTGCCGCGCGGCGGCATCCCGGGCGCTGCGCCGGTGTTGAGCGTGGCGGACCTGCCAGCCATCGTCGCGAATCCTGGTAGCAATGCGATCGGGGTAAGCCACGGGGTAGTGAACGTACCGCACTGA
- a CDS encoding zinc ribbon domain-containing protein YjdM: MSALPPCPKCNSAFTYEDGSTYICPECAHEWSAQAAVPTETDGRVYRDSAGNVLQDGDTVTVTKDLKLKGSAGVVKMGTKAKNIRLVDSDHDIDCKIDGFGAMSLKSEFVKKV; encoded by the coding sequence ATGAGCGCATTGCCACCCTGTCCGAAATGCAATTCCGCGTTCACGTACGAAGATGGGAGCACCTACATCTGCCCGGAGTGTGCGCATGAATGGTCGGCGCAAGCAGCCGTGCCGACCGAAACGGACGGCAGGGTTTATCGCGATTCAGCTGGAAATGTCTTGCAAGATGGGGATACCGTCACTGTGACCAAGGACTTGAAACTGAAGGGTTCGGCTGGCGTGGTCAAGATGGGCACCAAGGCAAAAAATATTCGGCTGGTGGACAGTGACCACGATATCGATTGCAAGATCGATGGCTTTGGTGCCATGAGCCTGAAATCGGAATTCGTCAAGAAGGTGTGA
- a CDS encoding PLP-dependent aminotransferase family protein encodes MGTAESVLPRYRQLAKRLWSSIEQAGLEEGSRLPSVRTLASQHGVSLTTALQAVRWLEVQGYVRARPRSGYFVAARAERGNEARTAKWPDPLPELDPQARDHLAMVGEPCAVRLDLAAGEPSLYPVDRLSVLLRRLAYQHRSLVGAHVRGTGHPGLRREIVRQSMQYSCDLDPEELVVTNGCVEALNLALRAVTRSGDVVAVESPTYFALLQMLRALELTALPIRCLPDIGMDLDALKTVLDQTPVKVVVTIANANNPIGSVAPDSAKAALVRLLRERDIPLIEDDIFGDVCFGEVRPRPVRAFDTAGNVLLCGGFSKSLCPGLRLGWIAAGRFTERVKALKYTTSMATAELQQAAVAEMLASGGYALHLRRLKAALQGQQQMLRDAILRYFPSGTEVSSPAGGFVLWARLPEASSGPVSTRTLFERARAEGIGFAPGHLFGQAGAYDDCLRLNAGYRWTNELEAAVERLGVLARISTDVSVGC; translated from the coding sequence ATGGGAACTGCAGAATCCGTCTTGCCGCGATACAGACAACTCGCGAAGCGGCTGTGGAGCAGTATCGAACAGGCTGGACTCGAGGAAGGTAGTCGCCTGCCGTCCGTGCGCACGCTCGCTTCGCAGCATGGCGTCAGCCTGACCACCGCACTGCAGGCTGTGCGGTGGCTGGAAGTCCAGGGGTATGTTCGGGCTCGCCCGCGCTCGGGCTATTTCGTCGCCGCGCGGGCAGAGCGGGGTAATGAAGCGCGCACTGCAAAGTGGCCCGATCCGCTGCCAGAGCTGGACCCTCAGGCGCGGGATCACCTGGCAATGGTCGGCGAGCCATGCGCGGTACGTCTCGATCTGGCCGCCGGCGAACCCTCGCTGTACCCCGTCGATCGGCTAAGTGTGCTGTTGCGCCGTCTCGCCTATCAGCATCGGAGTCTCGTCGGCGCTCACGTTCGCGGAACCGGCCACCCGGGTCTCCGACGGGAAATCGTTCGTCAGTCGATGCAATATTCCTGCGACCTTGACCCGGAGGAACTGGTAGTGACGAACGGCTGCGTCGAAGCGCTGAACCTCGCGCTCAGGGCCGTTACCCGGTCCGGTGACGTGGTTGCCGTCGAGTCGCCGACGTATTTCGCGCTGCTGCAGATGTTGCGTGCCCTCGAGTTGACGGCGCTGCCGATCCGGTGCCTGCCTGATATCGGCATGGACCTCGACGCGCTGAAGACTGTGCTCGACCAGACGCCGGTCAAAGTGGTCGTCACGATCGCCAACGCCAACAATCCTATCGGTAGTGTTGCGCCCGATTCCGCCAAGGCGGCACTAGTCCGATTGCTACGGGAACGGGATATTCCGCTGATCGAAGACGACATCTTTGGCGATGTCTGCTTTGGCGAAGTGCGGCCACGGCCGGTGAGGGCTTTTGATACCGCCGGCAACGTGCTGTTATGCGGGGGCTTCTCGAAGAGCCTGTGTCCCGGATTACGTCTGGGCTGGATTGCGGCGGGGCGATTCACGGAACGGGTGAAAGCACTGAAATACACGACCAGCATGGCGACTGCCGAACTGCAACAGGCTGCGGTGGCGGAAATGCTTGCGAGCGGCGGTTACGCGTTACACCTGAGGCGACTGAAGGCGGCTCTCCAAGGCCAGCAGCAGATGCTTCGCGACGCGATTCTGCGCTATTTCCCAAGCGGCACCGAGGTGAGCAGTCCGGCAGGGGGCTTTGTCCTCTGGGCCAGGCTGCCTGAGGCCTCAAGCGGTCCTGTCAGCACACGCACCCTGTTTGAGCGGGCACGTGCCGAAGGAATCGGTTTTGCCCCAGGGCATTTGTTTGGGCAGGCAGGCGCTTACGACGATTGCCTGCGGTTGAACGCCGGCTATCGCTGGACCAACGAACTCGAAGCCGCCGTTGAGCGGCTTGGGGTGCTGGCGAGAATTTCAACCGATGTTTCTGTTGGGTGCTAG
- the ltaE gene encoding low-specificity L-threonine aldolase, whose protein sequence is MSTTVQYDFRSDTVTRPGPAMRAAIAAAEVGDDVMGDDPTVKRLEERMADMLGKEAALFVSSGTQSNLIALMAHCERGDEYIVGQNAHCYRWEAGGAAVLGGIQPQPLNNQADGSLLLKDIEEAIKPDDPHFARTRLLALENTIGGKVLPLSYADAATMLARRHGLACHLDGARVFNAAVALRLPVSMLARPFDTVSVCLSKGLGAPAGSVLVGPASLVAKARRLRKMLGGGLRQAGILAAAGLYALEHHIDRLADDHANANALAQGLSELPGLSVSVPATNIVFVDVAAEVALDFANHLAAQGVGVTSVYGATRQRWVTHLDVGEKAVAFALAAARDFFAGRDSRSLASVPHAEHS, encoded by the coding sequence ATGAGCACAACAGTCCAGTATGACTTCCGTAGCGACACCGTTACCCGACCCGGTCCGGCCATGCGCGCGGCAATTGCCGCGGCCGAAGTTGGCGATGACGTCATGGGCGATGACCCGACTGTAAAGCGGCTTGAAGAACGGATGGCTGACATGCTCGGGAAAGAGGCAGCACTGTTCGTGTCGTCGGGTACGCAGTCGAACCTGATCGCGCTCATGGCGCATTGCGAGCGTGGCGACGAGTACATCGTCGGCCAGAATGCCCACTGCTACCGCTGGGAGGCGGGCGGTGCAGCGGTGCTGGGCGGCATCCAGCCCCAGCCACTGAACAACCAGGCGGACGGTTCGCTACTGCTCAAGGACATCGAGGAAGCCATTAAACCGGATGACCCACACTTCGCGCGGACGCGCCTGCTCGCCCTCGAAAACACGATCGGCGGAAAGGTTTTACCACTGTCTTACGCCGATGCTGCGACGATGCTGGCCCGTCGGCACGGGCTCGCCTGCCACCTGGATGGGGCCCGGGTATTTAACGCCGCCGTGGCCCTACGGCTTCCGGTCAGCATGCTGGCGCGCCCGTTCGACACCGTGTCCGTTTGCCTTTCCAAAGGACTCGGCGCGCCAGCAGGATCGGTGCTCGTTGGTCCTGCGTCACTTGTCGCCAAAGCAAGGCGCCTGCGCAAGATGCTTGGCGGCGGCCTGAGGCAAGCAGGGATTCTCGCTGCTGCGGGCCTTTATGCGCTGGAACACCATATCGATCGGCTCGCTGACGATCATGCCAATGCAAATGCACTCGCGCAGGGTTTGTCGGAACTTCCAGGTCTGTCCGTATCGGTGCCCGCCACAAATATCGTCTTCGTGGATGTTGCCGCCGAGGTCGCATTGGACTTCGCAAACCATCTGGCCGCGCAGGGTGTCGGCGTCACGTCCGTATATGGTGCAACCCGACAGCGCTGGGTCACGCACCTTGACGTCGGCGAGAAAGCCGTAGCGTTTGCGCTTGCTGCCGCCCGCGATTTCTTTGCGGGCCGCGATTCGCGTAGCCTGGCGAGCGTACCTCACGCTGAGCACAGCTAG
- a CDS encoding arylamine N-acetyltransferase, protein MQAENFSLQQYFDRIGFQKSGKADIETITDMMRCQLFTVPFENLDVQAKKVVSLIPEEIVGKILHKTRGGYCYEVNGLFAMALQAMGIPYQFVAARPMFYPVKRPKTHMALVLMLDGVRWLCDLGFGSYGIRAPMRLDLLDVEVKQDSDTFMLSMSDNQEYVLKAMVDGEWVNQYAFDLSRHEWIDFVPANYLNSTHPDAVFVQKLLIVLHNQAGRKILFGDTLKIVKNGQTEQRTILAGERISTLSREFGLDATER, encoded by the coding sequence ATGCAAGCTGAAAATTTTTCGCTGCAACAGTACTTCGACCGGATTGGCTTTCAAAAGAGCGGGAAAGCGGACATTGAAACCATCACAGATATGATGAGATGCCAGCTATTCACCGTGCCGTTCGAAAATCTCGACGTGCAGGCGAAAAAGGTCGTCTCACTGATTCCCGAGGAGATCGTCGGAAAGATTCTCCACAAAACGCGAGGTGGGTATTGTTATGAAGTGAATGGACTCTTTGCCATGGCACTTCAGGCGATGGGCATCCCATATCAATTCGTTGCCGCCCGGCCGATGTTCTACCCGGTCAAGAGACCCAAAACTCATATGGCACTCGTGCTAATGCTGGACGGTGTCCGCTGGTTGTGTGACCTCGGTTTCGGAAGCTATGGGATCAGAGCTCCGATGCGACTGGATCTGCTGGATGTTGAAGTCAAACAGGACTCGGATACGTTCATGCTGAGCATGTCGGACAATCAGGAATACGTATTGAAAGCGATGGTCGATGGCGAATGGGTCAATCAATATGCATTCGACCTGTCTCGCCATGAATGGATCGATTTCGTGCCCGCCAATTACCTGAATTCCACGCACCCGGACGCAGTCTTTGTGCAGAAGCTACTGATTGTCCTGCACAACCAGGCTGGTCGAAAGATCCTGTTTGGCGACACGCTAAAGATCGTGAAAAACGGACAAACTGAACAGCGAACCATTCTTGCCGGTGAGCGTATATCAACGTTGTCGCGAGAGTTTGGCCTGGACGCTACGGAACGCTGA
- a CDS encoding STAS/SEC14 domain-containing protein, whose product MILYHTEPDSPVIEISVEGKITDHDLREAIERMRGDLELNGKTRVLERIEHFTGIEPKALWTDITLGVSVARKVTRAAVVADAGWIRASTHLARFFTKAEVKAFHVNELEQARVWINT is encoded by the coding sequence ATGATCCTGTATCACACCGAGCCCGATTCCCCTGTCATCGAAATTTCCGTCGAAGGCAAAATCACCGACCACGATCTGCGCGAAGCCATTGAGCGCATGCGTGGTGATCTCGAACTGAACGGCAAGACCCGCGTGCTCGAACGCATCGAGCACTTCACCGGCATCGAGCCGAAGGCGCTGTGGACCGATATAACGCTCGGCGTTTCCGTGGCCCGCAAGGTCACGCGCGCCGCCGTGGTGGCCGATGCGGGCTGGATCCGTGCCTCGACGCATCTGGCGCGGTTCTTTACGAAGGCCGAAGTCAAGGCGTTCCACGTCAACGAGCTGGAGCAGGCGCGCGTCTGGATCAACACCTGA